A DNA window from Ranitomeya imitator isolate aRanImi1 chromosome 2, aRanImi1.pri, whole genome shotgun sequence contains the following coding sequences:
- the LOC138666219 gene encoding olfactory receptor 6C3-like, which yields MEIIEKNQTLVMFFIIKGISDAPELQLIIFFLVLLIYLLTIGGNMMILFLVCLDPKLHTPMYFFLANLSVLDMFSTTVTLHNILIIFITGNNRISYESCICQMYFSGFLICDEFLFLTAMSYDRYVAICNPLRYHMVVNRRLCIVLAICCWLLGMIEMIPYMILLLGITCYKSNVINHFFCDLVPLMILSCSDTSTLEILSLTEGLLLLTLTPFILKFISYLFIISTILKIQSSTGRRKAFCTCSSHLTVVILLYSILLFQYLTPTSLDTSKSNKFFSLFNTAAIPILNPLIYSLKNKDVKSAMIRTFRYINSYPRSTRDLLNCNMEKCIGQFQK from the coding sequence ATGGAAATTATAGAAAAAAATCAAACTCTTGTCATGTTCTTCATTATTAAAGGCATTTCAGATGCTCCAGAGCTACAGTTAATAATCTTCTTTTTAGTTCTTCTTATTTATCTCCTAACCATTGGTGGTAACATGATGATTCTGTTCTTGGTCTGCCTGGATCCTAAACTTCACACGCCTATGTACTTCTTCTTGGCCAACTTGTCTGTATTAGACATGTTCTCCACCACTGTGACGCTTCATAATATCCTTATAATTTTTATAACAGGGAATAACAGGATCTCCTATGAGAGTTGCATTTGTCAGATGTACTTTTCAGGGTTTCTGATATGTGATGAGTTCCTATTTCTAACTGCTATGAGCTATGATCGCTATGTTGCTATCTGTAATCCTCTGAGATACCACATGGTCGTGAACCGCAGACTCTGCATTGTTCTTGCAATTTGCTGTTGGCTGTTGGGCATGATAGAGATGATACCTTACATGATTTTGCTTTTGGGCATTACATGCTACAAATCAAATGTAATAAATCACTTCTTCTGTGATCTTGTACCTCTCATGATATTGTCCTGCAGTGATACGTCAACCCTGGAGATCTTAAGCTTGACAGAAGGTCTTCTCCTCCTTACTTTAACCCCATTTATTTTGAAGTTCATATCTTATCTCTTCATCATTTCCACCATACTGAAGATCCAGTCCAGCACTGGTAGACGGAAGGCCTTCTGCACCTGCTCATCACACCTCACGGTGGTCATTCTGCTTTACTCGATCCTCTTGTTCCAGTATTTGACACCTACATCATTAGATACTTCAAAGTCCAATAAGTTCTTTTCTCTATTTAACACAGCAGCTATCCCTATCTTAAATCCTCTAATTTACAGCTTAAAAAATAAAGATGTTAAGTCAGCCATGATACGAACATTTAGATATATTAACAGTTACCCGAGGTCTACGAGAGATCTGCTCAATTGTAACATGGAAAAGTGTATAGGACAATTTCAAAAATAG